The Clostridium beijerinckii genomic sequence CATTGTCATTACAACGCCTTCGATTTCTAGCTTTTTATTAAGAGATTTTTTTACTAATTGTATTGTGTTTATTAATTGACTAACCCCCTCCAATGCATAGAATTCGCATTGTATTGGTATTAGCACTGAATCTGCACATGTTAATGCATTTATTGTTAATACCCCTAAAGATGGTGGACAATCTATAAACACATAGTCATATTCTGATTCAATCTCTTTTAATTTATTCTTCATTATATTTTCCCTATCACTTCTATTTATAAGTTCCACCTCTGCGCCAGCTAGTTCCATCGTTGACGGTGATATGTACAAGTTCTGGACTAAGTCACTCCTTACTATAGATTCCTTCATAGTTGCATCAGAAATTAACACATCGTAAATGGATAAGTCTAAATTACTTTTATCCAATCCTAATCCACTCGTAGTATTTCCTTGAGGATCTATGTCTATAGTTAATACTCTATAACCTTCCATTGCTAAATATGCACATAAGTTTATATTAGTAGTTGTTTTCCCAACCCCACCTTTTTGATTAAAAATGCAAATTACTTTCATAAGCACAGCCCTAAAAGAGCGTCCCCCCTTTCCATATTAATATTATATATACTTTTTTATTATAATAAAAGAATTATGTTCTAAAAAACAATAACTCTTAATAAAATATATTCTATCATAAAATATTTTTCATTAATTCTTAATTTTCTGTGTATAAATATAAGATTAATATATACTTGCAATAATAAATTTACATTTAGAATTCTATTCATGTAAGCCCTAAGTTAAGACCAAAATGTAGAAATTTAATTACAACATGTATATATAATTAAAGTTAAGGTAATACTTGGTAAAACCTTAACTTCCAATTATTCCTCTTATTTTTTTGTTTTTGGTATCTTTACTACTACTTCTATAAATTCATCATCATCTTTATATGAATATTCAGCTGGAATATCAAATTTCTGCAAAACTTGTTTTATTGTATTAACATAAAGTTTAGCCGGCAATACACCTCTTATATTTCTTTTATTCTTATTTTTTAATTCTTCTCC encodes the following:
- a CDS encoding ParA family protein translates to MKVICIFNQKGGVGKTTTNINLCAYLAMEGYRVLTIDIDPQGNTTSGLGLDKSNLDLSIYDVLISDATMKESIVRSDLVQNLYISPSTMELAGAEVELINRSDRENIMKNKLKEIESEYDYVFIDCPPSLGVLTINALTCADSVLIPIQCEFYALEGVSQLINTIQLVKKSLNKKLEIEGVVMTMFDYRTNLSNEVLKEVKKYFKNKVYEATISRNVRLAEAPSFGLPIMLYDEKCKGAEAYVKLTKEFLERQ